One stretch of Candidatus Bathyarchaeota archaeon DNA includes these proteins:
- the larB gene encoding nickel pincer cofactor biosynthesis protein LarB, with translation MDEAERMMKTSAIIEIEDIAKLDVGRDTRKGFPEIILAEGKTTEDVIRISLKMLESKERVIVSRGSNEQLDAIRGVVPEGATLCLNEKARMAVLKKRGFTVEDSGGRIGVMTAGTSDIPIAEEVKVMAEELGCEVFSSYDAGVAGLHRLFPSLREMIMRDVDVMVVIAGREGALPTVVSGLVDVPIIGVPTSIGYGYGGKGVSALMAMLQACSLGIAVVNIDGGVAAGAIAALIANRVARARNV, from the coding sequence GTGGATGAAGCAGAGAGGATGATGAAGACGTCAGCCATCATTGAGATAGAGGACATCGCAAAGCTAGATGTTGGAAGGGATACTCGAAAGGGATTTCCAGAGATCATCCTCGCAGAGGGAAAGACCACGGAGGACGTGATTAGGATCTCCCTGAAGATGTTGGAGAGCAAGGAACGGGTAATAGTCAGCCGGGGAAGCAACGAGCAACTGGATGCTATAAGGGGGGTTGTTCCTGAGGGAGCGACCCTTTGCTTGAACGAGAAGGCTAGGATGGCGGTCCTTAAAAAGCGTGGCTTCACCGTGGAGGATTCTGGAGGGCGCATAGGCGTGATGACCGCGGGCACATCTGACATCCCTATCGCCGAGGAGGTGAAGGTTATGGCAGAGGAGTTGGGCTGCGAGGTCTTTTCCTCCTATGACGCTGGTGTTGCTGGCCTACACAGGCTGTTTCCTTCCTTACGGGAGATGATAATGAGGGACGTGGACGTGATGGTGGTCATCGCCGGCAGGGAGGGAGCCCTCCCTACGGTGGTCTCTGGGCTTGTGGATGTTCCCATAATCGGTGTTCCGACGTCCATCGGCTATGGATATGGCGGGAAGGGGGTCAGTGCTCTTATGGCCATGCTTCAGGCTTGCTCCCTTGGGATAGCGGTCGTCAACATCGATGGGGGGGTTGCAGCCGGGGCCATTGCCGCTCTAATCGCCAATCGTGTTGCCAGGGCGAGGAACGTTTGA